Proteins encoded within one genomic window of Besnoitia besnoiti strain Bb-Ger1 chromosome II, whole genome shotgun sequence:
- a CDS encoding hypothetical protein (encoded by transcript BESB_037200) has protein sequence MAAAVQYPTPYPAYTEQYVDGTTSANVYGAVQPQTMACWAGAAAAGNTPLFTPPIYPSMEQVYKAQQSAGFEQMNTMQNGGLDGAVQSGVPSTSASYASLPACSPEQNTFLPPVHHQVGTADAYTMNTIKGNSLMTPNTNVVGGPDASMQTFQHHFGQELSFYQGIEGSAMPQGFHAALAAQNQMTLPASFAQEPVRKAVKKALPPPPPAPQMETPPPQPPAPKVQMKKRRLFCC, from the exons ATGGCAGCTGCGGTCCAGTACCCGACCCCGTACCCCGCGTACACCGAGCAGTATGTGGATGGCACCACATCGGCAAACG TCTACGGTGCCGTCCAGCCGCAGACCATGGCGTGCtgggctggcgccgccgcggccggcaaCACCCCGCTGTTCACACCTCCCATATACCCGTCCATGGAGCAGGTTTACAAGGCTCAGCAATCGGCTGGCTTTGAGCAGATGAACACGATGCAGAACGGAGGCCTCGATGGCGCTGTCCAGAGCGGAGTGCCATCTACTTCCGCCTCCTATGCTTCTCTCCCTGCCTGCTCCCCCGAGCAGAACACTTTTTTGCCTCCAGTCCACCACCAGGTCGGAACTGCTGACGCCTACACGATGAACACCATCAAGGGCAATAGCCTCATGACGCCAAACACCAACGTCGTTGGTGGACCAGACGCTTCCATGCAGACTTTCCAGCACCATTTCGGCCAAGAGCTGTCATTTTACCAAGGCATCGAGGGCTCTGCGATGCCTCAAGGCTTCCACGCTGCTCTTGCAGCACAGAACCAGATGACGCTACCGGCATCGTTTGCCCAGGAGCCCGTTCGCAAGGCCGTGAAGAAGGcccttcctccccctcctccggcgccgcaaATGGaaacgcctccgcctcagccgcccgcccccAAGGTTCAGATGAAGAAAAGGAGACTCTTCTGCTGCTAA
- a CDS encoding sedoheptulose-1,7-bisphosphatase (encoded by transcript BESB_037190) yields MASPAAFLPVEQLLKEQGADKALTDVLLAVLNKCSKIAATLRGTAVEKVGSVNDFGDEQLTVDVVAEKLLRSWATSSEGASVRAVSSEEDIHLQECHENGEFILCWDPLDGSSIIDCNWAVGTIVSIWRVGHHGVQWNGAETLIGKTGRQQVASLIVIYGPRATAVVAVNAGDSGVIQAGTALDLELRDDGKFVCKGKPLIQPQARIFAPANLRAAQDLPGYKQMIDYWMQKRYTLRYTGGLVPDVYQIFVKKQGVFCNPASKAAPAKLRMCFEVLPIALLVEAAGGKTSNGLTSLLDVAIEHMDHRSPLCCGSAQEIQRFEETLAAAPAN; encoded by the exons aTGGCGTCACCCGCAGCGTTTCTGCCAGTGGAGCAGCTTCTCAAGGAGCAGGGCGCAGACAAGGCGCTCACCGACGTCCTCCTCGCAGTTCTCAACAAATGCA GCAAGATCGCGGCGACCCTGCGCGGGACGGCGGTCGAGAAGGTCGGGAGCGTGAACGACTTCGGCGATGAGCAGCTGACGGTCGACGTTGTCGCGGAGAAGCTTCTCCGCTCCTGGGCGACaagcagcgagggcgcgagcgtgcgcgccgtcagcagcgaagaggacatTCACCTCCAG GAATGCCATGAAAACGGTGAATTCATTCTCTGCTGGGATCCTCTGGACGGCAGCAGCATCATCGACTGCAACTGGGCGGTGGGTACGATCGTCAGCATCTGGCGGGTCGGTCACCACGGCGTGCAGTGgaacggcgcagagacactcATCGGGAAAACCG GGAGACAGCAGGTGGCGAGTTTGATTGTGATATACGGGCCgcgagcgaccgcggtcgTGGCGGTGAAcgcgggcgacagcggcgttATCCAAGCGGGGACAGCGCTCGAcctcgagctgcgcgacgacggcaagTTTGTCTGCAAAGGCAAGCCGCTCAttcagccgcaggcgaggatcTTCGCTCCCGCAAACCTCCGCGCTGCTCAGGACCTCCCTGGCTACAAGCAGATGATTGACTACTGGATGCAGAAGCGGTACACCCTGAGATACACAG GCGGCCTCGTCCCCGATGTCTACCAGATCTTCGTGAAGAAGCAAGGCGTCTTCTGCAACCCGGCCAGCAAAGCTGCGCCTGCAAAGCTCCGCATGTGCTTCGAAGTTCTGCCCATTGCGCTCTTGGTGGAGGCCGCTGGCGGGAAGACCAGCAATGGCCTCACTTCCCTGCTGGACGTT GCCATTGAACACATGGATCACCGGTCTCCGCTCTGCTGCGGAAGCGCACAAGAGATCCAGAGGTTCGAGGAGACGCttgccgctgcgcccgcaaACTAG